The following proteins are co-located in the Silene latifolia isolate original U9 population chromosome 1, ASM4854445v1, whole genome shotgun sequence genome:
- the LOC141614470 gene encoding uncharacterized protein LOC141614470 isoform X1 encodes MTRDMTQNCNHKFTSVTLLGKQPKKKKERASILVAETGNMKMWMLALLVVLLLQTASHCSSLEARMNFGSSGGGGGGGRGGGFSGGRGSGGGGGFSGGRGGGGGFSGRGGVPNGGGGRSGSSGSYPFIGGAAGAGAGAGAASGSPHHRGSATPNADVELPSLLFSLALGYLFLYF; translated from the exons ATGACTCGAGACATGACACAAAATTGTAATCACAAATTCACAAGCGTCACATTACTCGGAAAACaaccaaagaaaaagaaagaacgcGCTTCTATTTTAGTAGCTGAAACGGGAAATATGAAGATGTGGATGTTAGCGTTGTTGGTAGTACTACTCTTGCAAACCGCGTCTCATTGCTCTTCGTTAG AGGCCCGTATGAACTTTGGTTCCAGTGGtggagggggaggaggaggaagaggggGAGGATTCAGTGGCGGTCGTGGtagcggaggaggaggaggattcagtggtggtcgtggtggtgggGGAGGATTTAGCGGTCGTGGTGGTGTTCCTAATGGAGGGGGAGGTCGTAGTGGCAGTAGCGGATCATATCCTTTTATTGGTGGAGCAGCAGGAGCAGGTGCAGGTGCAGGTGCAGCCAGCGGGTCTCCTCACCACCGCGGATCAGCCACTCCTAATGCCGATGTTGAATTACCGTCTCTTCTGTTTTCCTTGGCTCTTGGATATTTGTTCTTATATTTTTAA